A single region of the Montipora capricornis isolate CH-2021 chromosome 13, ASM3666992v2, whole genome shotgun sequence genome encodes:
- the LOC138029157 gene encoding BTB and MATH domain-containing protein 38-like yields the protein MASKSEVESPDFSQPWKLSDVVLVVEEERFHVHRAMLAFWSPVFEKMFTSEFLEKDRKDVPRPAKKASEIREILLLIYPSVTEREITEENCYFLLKLAHEYQMAAIVTRCEDYMANKVKVKAKESALADLVFAQTYKLEKLKLASITEAYCLSLDEFINDERFDQIQPNNLQEILEGIIKRLQRELDGAQRQSQERQQKIDRMRGSIQLVKTTCLSEVGRIAEALVNHASSKQNYSYIGCNDTASYLAALKRDTQPHYCQKGYCKVCYGLSRVSTYLSSIKQQLELCHPS from the coding sequence ATGGCATCAAAAAGTGAAGTTGAATCGCCTGATTTCTCGCAGCCGTGGAAACTCAGTGATGTTGTTCTTGTTGTGGAAGAAGAAAGATTCCACGTTCATCGTGCAATGCTTGCATTTTGGTCGCCCGTGTTTGAGAAGATGTTTACATCAGAATTTCTAGAGAAGGATAGGAAGGACGTTCCTCGTCCAGCTAAAAAGGCGAGCGAAATAAGGGAAATACTTTTGCTGATATATCCCTCTGTAACAGAACGAGAAATAACGGAGGAGAACTGTTACTTCCTGCTTAAGCTCGCTCACGAGTATCAAATGGCAGCCATTGTTACGAGATGCGAAGATTACATGGCCAACAAGGTCAAAGTGAAAGCGAAAGAAAGCGCCCTCGCAGATTTGGTATTTGCACAGACTTACAAGCTAGAGAAGCTGAAACTCGCGAGCATTACCGAAGCCTATTGCCTTAGTCTGGACGAGTTTATAAATGACGAGAGGTTTGATCAAATTCAGCCGAATAACCTTCAAGAAATCTTGGAAGGGATTATTAAGAGATTGCAAAGAGAGTTAGATGGAGCCCAAAGACAGTCCCAAGAAAGACAACAAAAGATTGACCGGATGAGAGGGTCTATCCAGTTAGTAAAAACAACGTGTCTAAGTGAGGTAGGGCGGATCGCAGAAGCCCTGGTAAATCATGCTTCGTCGAAACAAAACTATTCTTACATTGGCTGTAATGACACCGCAAGCTATCTCGCTGCTTTAAAGAGGGATACCCAACCACACTATTGCCAGAAGGGTTACTGCAAAGTTTGCTACGGTTTAAGTAGAGTTTCTACTTATCTGAGTTCAATTAAACAGCAACTGGAACTGTGTCATCCATCGTGA